A genomic window from Massilia sp. METH4 includes:
- a CDS encoding DNA topoisomerase IV subunit B, protein MATKKPVSDYSESSIRVLKGLEPVKQRPGMYTRTENPLHIIQEVIDNASDEALGGHCRNIVVTQNADGSITVEDDGRGIPVGLHPEENVPTVEIVFTRLHAGGKFDKGSGGAYAFSGGLHGVGVSVTNALSKRLEINVWRKDDKGNGYHTIAFENGDLVQPLTSGPAPKDGKKSGTRVTAWPDPKYFDSPLISQVELQRLLRSKAVLLPGVSVTLKNEKTGDSQTWQYNDGLRGYLTEALAQSGNGETFVPLFEGEQFAGPDAEGFAEGEGASWVVAWTEEGSIMRESYVNLIPTPNGGTHESGLREGLFGAMKNFVELHSLLPKGVKLLPEDVFARASFVLSAKVLDPQFQGQIKERLNSRDAVRLVSTFSKPALELWLNQHIDWGKKLAELVIKQAQSRLRSAQKVEKKKSSGVAVLPGKLTDCESTDVSRTELFLVEGDSAGGSAKMGRDKEFQAILPLRGKVLNSWETDRDRLFANNEIHDIAVAIGVDPHSFGDTPDLSNLRYGKICILSDADVDGSHIQVLLLTLFFRHFPALIQNGNICVARPPLYRVDAPARGKKPIQKLYALDDGELTAIEDKLRKDGLKDGSWTISRFKGLGEMNAEQLWETTMNPDTRRLLPVAFGDYAPTEAAARFNMLMGKGEAAARRAWIEEHGNEVEADI, encoded by the coding sequence ATGGCCACGAAAAAACCTGTTTCCGACTACAGCGAATCATCGATCCGCGTGCTGAAGGGCCTGGAGCCTGTCAAGCAGCGCCCCGGCATGTATACCCGCACGGAAAATCCGCTGCACATCATCCAGGAGGTGATCGACAACGCATCGGACGAAGCGCTGGGCGGCCATTGCCGGAACATCGTCGTCACGCAGAATGCGGACGGCAGCATCACCGTCGAGGATGACGGCCGCGGCATCCCCGTCGGCCTGCACCCGGAAGAAAACGTGCCCACGGTGGAAATCGTGTTCACCCGCCTGCACGCCGGCGGCAAGTTCGACAAGGGCTCGGGCGGCGCCTATGCGTTCTCGGGCGGCCTGCACGGCGTGGGCGTCTCCGTCACCAACGCGCTGTCCAAGCGCCTGGAAATCAATGTGTGGCGCAAGGACGACAAGGGCAACGGATACCACACGATCGCGTTCGAGAACGGCGACCTGGTGCAACCGCTGACCTCCGGCCCGGCGCCGAAGGATGGTAAAAAGTCCGGCACGCGCGTCACCGCCTGGCCCGACCCGAAATATTTCGATTCGCCGCTGATCTCGCAGGTCGAGCTGCAACGGCTGCTGCGCTCGAAGGCGGTGCTGCTGCCGGGTGTTTCCGTCACGCTCAAGAATGAGAAGACGGGCGATTCGCAGACGTGGCAATACAACGACGGCCTGCGCGGCTACCTTACCGAAGCGCTGGCGCAGAGCGGCAATGGCGAAACCTTCGTGCCCCTGTTCGAAGGCGAGCAATTCGCCGGCCCCGATGCGGAAGGCTTTGCCGAGGGCGAAGGCGCCTCGTGGGTGGTGGCGTGGACGGAAGAAGGCTCGATCATGCGCGAGTCCTACGTGAACCTGATCCCCACTCCGAACGGCGGCACCCACGAATCGGGCCTGCGCGAAGGCTTGTTCGGCGCCATGAAGAACTTCGTGGAGCTGCACTCGCTGCTGCCGAAGGGCGTCAAATTGCTGCCGGAAGACGTGTTCGCGCGCGCTTCCTTCGTGTTGTCTGCCAAGGTGCTGGACCCGCAGTTCCAGGGCCAGATCAAGGAGCGCCTGAACTCGCGCGATGCGGTGCGCCTCGTCTCGACCTTCTCCAAGCCGGCGCTGGAACTGTGGCTGAACCAGCACATCGACTGGGGCAAGAAGCTGGCCGAACTCGTCATCAAGCAGGCGCAATCGCGCCTGCGCTCGGCGCAGAAGGTGGAAAAGAAGAAGTCGTCCGGCGTGGCCGTGTTGCCGGGCAAGCTGACCGATTGCGAATCCACCGACGTGTCGCGCACGGAACTGTTCCTCGTCGAGGGTGACTCGGCGGGCGGTTCGGCGAAGATGGGCCGCGACAAGGAATTCCAGGCGATCCTGCCGCTGCGCGGCAAGGTGCTGAACTCCTGGGAAACGGACCGCGACCGCCTGTTCGCCAACAACGAGATCCACGATATCGCCGTGGCGATCGGCGTGGACCCGCACAGCTTCGGCGATACGCCAGACCTGTCGAACCTCCGCTACGGCAAGATCTGCATCCTGTCGGACGCGGACGTGGACGGCTCGCACATCCAGGTGCTGCTGCTCACGCTGTTCTTCCGCCACTTCCCGGCGCTGATCCAGAACGGCAATATCTGCGTGGCGCGCCCGCCGCTGTACCGCGTGGACGCGCCGGCGCGCGGCAAGAAGCCGATCCAGAAACTGTACGCCCTCGATGACGGCGAGCTGACGGCGATCGAGGACAAGCTGCGCAAGGATGGCCTGAAGGATGGCAGCTGGACCATTTCCCGCTTCAAGGGCCTGGGCGAGATGAACGCCGAGCAGCTGTGGGAAACCACGATGAACCCGGACACGCGGCGCCTGTTGCCGGTGGCGTTCGGCGACTACGCGCCCACCGAGGCCGCGGCCCGCTTCAACATGCTGATGGGTAAAGGCGAAGCCGCCGCCCGCCGCGCATGGATCGAGGAACACGGCAACGAAGTCGAAGCAGATATCTAA
- the kdpF gene encoding K(+)-transporting ATPase subunit F, with translation MNLVMNLVYAVGAVTAAGLLVYLLVALLKAEDL, from the coding sequence ATGAACCTGGTCATGAACCTCGTCTACGCGGTCGGCGCCGTTACCGCCGCCGGCCTGCTCGTCTACCTGCTGGTGGCGCTGCTGAAAGCGGAGGACCTGTGA